In Papaver somniferum cultivar HN1 chromosome 9, ASM357369v1, whole genome shotgun sequence, the genomic stretch ACCAACTTGGCTCCGGTGCTCTTCCAGCTGCGAATAGAAAGTATTGTAAGGGGCCACCTGTGCAGGAAAGATCAATAACTTTTCTGATCATTTTATAGAATGAGTAGGATGAAAATAGATTCATAATGTCGATCAGCAACATTTCCATATACTAGAAGGAAAATATGGAATCATAAGAAGGTTTAGAACAAGTTATTGAAGTTCGACCAACTTGAGATATCACACTTGTGCTCTCAGAAGTACTTGTGTACCATTGCAATGCTATTCCCTTTAGTTATAATGGTACATGAACACCAAATaacaatctaataaaatagtGATTGTTCCTTGGTGGATTGGATTACAATATAACAAACAAAAGCTCATGTTGCTTTTGGTGTTACAAGTGCTTAATATGATCTAAGTCCTCATATGGCCAAGTATGGTACTGCACGTTACTTATATATCCACCTATTCAGTAAATTGAAATCTCTAAAACATTTCCCCGCTAGGTTTTTTTTTCTGTAAGTACTTATGTGACAAGAGTGTTGAGATTACCTTGTCACTGGACTTGGAAAGCGCCCTCATATCGTAATTTGTATGTGCATATGACACCAACTTAAACCACACAACACTAGCTAAAAGCATTAGTGTTACACCGGACATAGCAGCTGCATCAAACCTGCAAAAAAGCTAAATAACTCTAACATACAACAGTAAAACCATCACATTAATATAACAAAAAAATgtacccatcaaataaaatataagaaatttaAAACAAGTATGATCCACAACAACATTTCCTAGCTAAAGCAAGAAGTTGAGATTGATTACTAGCTATTGTAAacatttccaacatttcatcttAGCAAGTCTTTATAATAACTTCATAAGAAGGATCACCTTAATTAAGCTTACTATGTCAAACATAGCTACCAAGTTTTAGACTTGCTTGTAACAATCCTTTGCAATAAGAGAAATTAGCAAAGTACTAACAAGAATTTTCAAAGATACTCCCACTAAAAGTACCCCAGTAATCCGAAAGAGTAGGTAAATATAGTGTTATCTCCTAAAATTGATGTATCAATCCATGACTACTAGTCTCAACCTGATCAAATTTGACAGTTCTTATGAACAAACACAACATGGGCATCTTAATTTTGCAAGAAAACATTAATTTTGCAGAATTTTCCACATTCATTTTAGATAAATCATAAATTTTTAGCTAACTAATTACAAAATTCATAATTTGAGTAGACGAAATCAGAATGAATGAAAATCACCTGTCTGAAGATGGCATCAGAACTAAGAGGACTTTCTTTAACTCTTCTATGAGCTGGAGCTGATGCCCTGTACATACACagacaaccaaattaaacacaatctAATTAACTAACAACAACAATTAATACAAACCAATAAGTTTGAATCCTTATGATTCTCTTATTGTAAAATCAATAAAACCCTAGATTTAAATGAAAAGGGCGTTCACCTTGTAAGAAACAACTTCAACATCAAACCCAAATCTGCAAACAACAAAATCCCCAATTATTCGTGATGATTAAATGAAGACTAGGGTTGAATATTCCACAAAAGATTTAAGAAGAAGTGATCCTCAGAATTACCGATAATTCCTAATGGAAGAATAGCATCCAACCGAACCGAAACATCTTCACCGATTTCTATTACTCTTCACAAATGATTTATGTTACTAAGGAATAACAATCTTGACAAGTATGAAACTGGAAAAATTAGGTTCATACCTTTTGATCTTcgatgaagagttagggttttctaGGGGCGTAAATTTTGCCCGGCAGCCCGAGGCCCAGTACCGTCCGTCTTGTCCCATGACAGCCCATGGGTGACCGTGGCCCTTTACGGGCTGGCCCGACCTAGCCCGtttaaataagagggcgggcataggccacaattcaaattttcttgtcCGGCCCAATACCTTTcctattatcccgtcaatgctacccgccagtgttatccatttacctagcctaagtgactgttccaattttgttttatcctagaatatacttggtacgtatacttaatacagtcaaccctcatagttttcatatgtatttcttaacttttatttCATAGGAGTCTAActttgttaaccatatagagaaaatattgagcaaaatctaaggcactttccttttctgatgattcaattcaggaaaaattataggaagtttggtttatctaattctcatctcaattctcgtatttgattattaattttaagtaaaacttgtgtattattactactttctttttatttttaacaatatatatgtataatatatatttgtttgtaatattcaaggccctcccggccctacccggccgagcccaaattacaaaacaggcttgggtaggccatgggtacttactgtagataaataaccctgcccgtccggcccttttaatttcatggataagagatgttccggcccgccctataccgtcccatttaataaataggccgggctgcccggcccggcccaatttacacccctagggtTTTCTTATTGTGATGATAAAAAAGAAAGGGTTTTCTGATTTACTGGGAAGaagttttttttgtttcaaaCAAATTTAGATGTAGATTGTAGCAGCAGAATAAAAAGATAGGGCAGGTCGATTAGTTTTGGTAAATAAGGAGTAATAGAGAGATGAAGAAGGTTCACGGGACAAAATAATTTCTTTTTCTCGTTCCGAGAGAGAAGAGAGAAATAATAGAGATGAAGAGATGAGGAGAGTGGTAGGGAGATGACTGCCTAGAAAACTGAACCATGGGAAGTACTAGGTGCATCTGTCACAGAATCGATCGGCGAATtaggataaaataataataaaaaaattcattCAACGACCAACATAGGTGATCGAGGATGTGCTCcgtattttttttaaatcctagACCGTCATGACCATTCAAAGGTCCGTTGACCGTCAATGAGGGTCACGGATGTGGGTTGTTATAACCCCCTTCTCCACTAGTGCTAAGAGATTGGAATAagtcttcttttggtaatatacATACTGATATCTCTACCATTAGAAAATAATTAATTGACCTTCAAACTCTTAATCCTACTGATACTAGTAATACTTCTAGACTGAAATCCAGGTTGGAATATCTGTACAACCTGGAGGAGTTATATTGGAAGGACAAATCTAGAGAAGTCTGGCTCTTGGAAGGTGACAGAaattcaccatattttcatagagtaactctctttagaagaaaaagaagtgataTTAGCTGGATAAAGAACTCCTTgaatactattctaactgatagagatagtattggaaATTCTTTCATAGATTATTTCAAAAACCTCTTTTCCACCCATCCTCGGCAATTTCAAAATGAAATTCTTGTTGATCTTCCCGTTAAATTCTCTGAAGAAGATAATGCATCCTTAAGCATACCTCTGAGTCCAGAGGAAATTAAGAATGTTGTTTTCCAAATAGGGGAAAAAAGGCTTCTGGTCCGATGGTTTTATAGGCCTTTTTTATCAAAAGCATAGGGATATTGTGGGGGAAGCTGTTGTTGATATGATTCAAACCTGCTTTAGAACTGGTAACATTGCCAAGGTGTTTAATCATACCAACATAGCCCTCATCCCAAAAGTCCCTCTTGCTGAATTGGTAACCCAGCATAGGCCTATTGGCCTATGTAATTTCATTTataaaattctttcaaaaactctagctaatagactgaaaccttttatgaacaatattatttcccaaaatcaaagtgcttttatCCCTAAGAGGAGTATCTCTCATAACATTTTGCTTGCTAATGAGGCCAtttatgctgtcaatcacaatgaTAAAGTCGAGGGCATAGCTGCCATCAAACTTGACATGTATAAAGCCTATGATAAGCTTGAGTGGGATTTTCTTGAGAAAGTCTTAACCAAAATGGGTCTGTCTAATCATTGAGTTAAACTGATAAACCAGTGTGTCTCCACTGtgtcttattttttccttcttaATGGTAGCCCTATAGGTTTCTTCCAACCTGAAAGAGGTCTAAGACAGGGAGACCCTCTATCTCCTTATTTTTACATCATTTTTTCTGAAGCCCTTTCTTCTTACATTGACAACCTCCAAAGAAAGGGTACTTTAGAAGGCATAAGAGTCTGTAAAGAGGCTCCTGAAATGACCCATCTTCTGTTTGTTGATGATTCTCTCTTGTTTTCAAAAGCTACTGAAAAAAACTTTCATGTCATAAAAGACTATCTTCAAAAATACTGCCTTGCTTCTGGGcaagaaatcaattttgaaaaatctggtatTCTGTTTAGTAGAAAGATTCCTGAACATAGGAAAGTCATTTTGGCTAACATTTTAGATATCCAAAGCAGGtatttaggagaaaaatatcttggaacaCCTACTATTTTCCAAGCTTCAAAAATCCAGACacatatgggtattctccaagccaTTGATGCCAGGATCTCTATATGGCTTCACAAGATTTTATCCCAAGCTGTTAGGACTACTCTGATCAAGCACATTGGTCAAGCTATACCCCTTTTTCAAATGAGAGCCTTTCTTATCCCTAAACACCTTTGTAAACAGATGGACTCTCACCTCTGTAAATTCTGGTGGGGTGAAACTTTAGATCCCAAAGATAGTAAGTTGCACCTTCTAGGCTGGGACATTTTATGTTCCCCTAAAGCTGAAGGGGGTTTGGGGTTCGGGAAGGCTGAGTTAAACAACCTATCAATGCTTGCCAGGAATGCCTGGAGAATCCTGGAAAATCCAAACTGTCTTCTGGCCACTGTTCTTAAGGCTAAGTATTTTCCCAAAACTGATTTTTTGAATGCTAAAtgttcttggacttggaagtgcCTGCATGCTATTAAGGAGCTTATAAAACCCTTTATTTCTTGGATTATtggggatggtcaatttattgatccttggtgtGATAGATGGATTCTCTCTCAGGGTTCTGCCACACCCAACCCTCTGGTCCCTCCTGATCCTAGTATTAAAGTTGTTTATTTCATTGATTCCCAATCCAGAAAGTTGGGATGTGTCTAGACTAAATACCCATTTTGATAATGCTTCTGTTCAGAAGATTATCTCCATTCCCTTAAGCCAGAtttgcactcctgataggagggcttgaGATATTTCAAAGAATGGCAAATTTTCCTCTAAATCTGCCTACTTGGGGATCAGAGGCCTTAGGCCTTCCCCTTGTAAAAACCTTTGGAAGTGCATTTGGAAAGTTAAAGTGCCTTACAGAATTCAGGTTTTTTTTATGGAGAGCAGCTAGAAATGCCTTGCCCTCCAGAACCATTCTCCATACTATAATGCCTATGCATAGTGTGGATTGTCCTAGGTGTTCTGATCCTCAAGAAACTATTGTGGATGCTTTGGTCACTTGCCCCTTTGCTAGTAGAGTCTGGTtcgtttctgatttcaacattaatACTCATTTTTTTCAGAATAAATCTTTTTTAGGTTGGCTTCTTTTCTGGTTAACTGACCATCAGTCTAAATTGTCTGAGGATAATCAATGTCTCTTTATGGCTATTTTATGGTCCCTCTGGACCAGTAGAAACAACTTCATTTTCCAAGGCATTAGAGAAAATTACACTGTTGTTTTAGCTAGAGCTAGAGCCATGCTTCTCACTAGGAATTCTCGAAATCCTAGTTTGACTACTCCCTCCACCATACATGTCAGTATTAGTGATAAATGGATGCTTCCTTCTTTTGGTTGGATTAAATGTAATACTGATGGTGCCTTTGATGATATATCTGGAGCTAATGGTGCAGGGTATGTGATGCATGATTTTTCAAGAAAAGCAACCTTTTGTGCCTCTCTAGTCTTTGATGTTCactctgctgaagaagctgaagcaaggCCCATCTGGGAAGTTCTGAAGAAAGATGTGGAACAACATCTCTCCCACATCATTGTATAAAGTGATGCAAAAGCTCTCATCGATCAATTTTCAGCTGGGAATTTCGATGGAGACTCTAGGATGGATGCTATCTTTAAAGACattctatttttttcttccaaattatcTGCTTGTATCTTTAGTTTTCAACCTTGAAGTTGTAATTCTGTAGCTCATGAGCTTGCTCAAtgggaaaaacaaaacaattcttcCATGTACTGGTCTAAACCTCCTGTTTGGATCCTTCCAATAGTTGAGGAGGACCAGTAGCCTTTTTGAAGTCCTTTGCTTATAAAAAGagtgtatatttttatttatttcctttTCATTTTTGCTTAAAAATATGTTAAATAGAGACAGCCAAGTATCACTCTTCTTCAAACAAGGATAACCGTTACCATTGTTTGTAGCATCTTTACTGTTTTGTCGTTTTTTCTCCTCTGCTAGGAATCATACATACATTATGAATCGTCACATCAAATTGCATAACTTACATTGTTTGTCACTATCAAAGACGAGGGAAGGGATTGACCAAAGAGATACATGAGACCCCACAAAGCGTCAAACACATGTTGTACTCACAGATATACAAATCCAAGTAAGATTGCAAGATAAAGGAAGGTCACCCACCTGTTCAACCTTACGTTGTgtctttttttttactcggtcaaaaaTGGATTGAGCAAAAAGCTAAAAAGCAAAACAGGGGGAGTTCAGACTAGCACTCAGCCGAAAACAAGATAAACGCCAGAGAGAACTAATTGAAACGAAAATAACTTTGGCCAGGCCATTCTACAGGCAGAATGAAGCCCGGACGACCCTCATAAAATTCAAAGATATCTTCAGCCAGTAAACAAGCTCGCTTGGCTAAAACATCAGCAGAAAAATTTATCTCTCTATAGCTATGGATATAACGAAAATTGTAGAAAAACTTCTTGGCCACTCTCCATTTCTGTCTCAGCTGTCAGGCAATTCATCCTTCTCAAAATCTTGGATACAACTCATCGAATCAGAACGAATGCAAATGTTGGTGGCCTTCCAGATCTTATCTAACATCGCACCATAAATGATTGCACAGGCCTCTGCATATAAGTTGGTTTGCCAGCCCAGACCAACACAAAGAACGCCAAGCACCGCTGAATTAGCATCACGAAACATAACCCCTGCACCAGCTTGACCCGGATTACCCATTGACGCACCATCGCAGCAAATCATTATCTCATCGGGATTTGGAGGAAACCATCTAATCTCAAGAGGGATAGAGATTTTGCAAGACCTGTGCTGAACACGGAAATAGTTCAAAATCCTCAAATCTTCTACATTGTTGAACATATGAcccttcattctaattgagttGTCGCGAATCATTTGGTAAACCCGACCCTTAAAACCAAGCCAATGAATTGGTGCATTCTCAAAGTAAGCCTTGTTACGAGTCTTCCACAGCTCCGTGACAATGGCTAGATTTGTGACCAGCCACAAATTCTTAATCATCCTACTACGACCTTTTGCAACCTGGTAAGAACTCACTAGATCCTCGTTCGGCTGGATACTGAAGATACCAGCAGCCCAAGCCCAGATCCTCCTAGCAAAACTGCAGTGCCAAGTAATATGGCTTAAGGTCTCACAATTCTTGCGGCATAAGCGGTACATTGAGGCCAAACTTCTCCCAGTCTTCTTAATGATGTTGTCATCAGTTGCACAGCATTGCTTGGTCCATATCTTCCAGTACTGCACACccaaagaaggatgcaccaccTTTCTCGAGAACAGAGCTGCACAGGGCTGAATAGCAGTTGGAGAGTTGATAGCTGCCTTAGCAGATTTGACCGAAAAAACACATTTTTTATCCAGGTCCCAAATCTTATACTCATCACCTACATCAATAATTGGCAAGTTATCCTCATCAATGTTACAACGAAGCATCAAATTTCTCGTAGCTTGAGGGATTGCCCAAATACCATCGACAATAATATCGCACACTTTTGCCTGAAAATCCTTAGGCCCTTTGGAAGAAATGCCTAGCTTCTTAGCAATCGAAAAAtcaccacaccaattatcaaagaaAAGGGAAGAGTTCTCACCATTGCCTATAATTGATCTTGTGTGTTTTTGCACAAAGTTGAAAACCAATCTAATACCTGGAAAGACAGACAAACCCAGCTTGTAGTCAATCAAATTACCATTACCATTGAAGTATTTAGCTTTCAGAAACCTTTCCCAAATCTTGTCAGAATCTCTTATAGAGATCCAAAGCTTCATCAACATTGCTTTGTTAACATCTAACAGCTTTTTGATACCCAGCCCTCCTTCACTCTTCGTGCAACACAAGCTATCATAACGAACTGTGAAGTATTTACGCTTCTCCGCATCTCCAGACCAAAGGAAATTTCTAATGGCCTTATCAACTTGCTTGATGGCCATACATGGCCATTTATAAACAACCATGGAATGAATAATATAGATCGAAATCACAGACTTAATCAGCACCAGTCTTGCTTGAAAAGAGAGGAGTTGACCTTTCCAACCCTCAAGCTTGTCCTTGATCTTCTCCACCACCTGACGAACATGAATGATCCTAACAATGACAGGCTTTAGTTGAATACCAAGGTATCTGTCAGGAAAGTAAGCTCTCCCCATTCCCAAGAAATTTGAAATTTCCACAGCTCTCGAATTTGATCCACCTTCATAGTAAAATTGACTCTTGGAAAAATTCACACACTGGCCAGAGGCCCTTTTGTACATGCCCAAAATAGTAACCAGATTTTGAAGACTTTGCAGATTGCCCCTGCAGAAAATAAGAATGTCATCCGCAAAAAGCAGATGAGAAGGAGCAATACCTTTCTTTCTGACCATATAGTGCATACTACGACGAGCAAAGAGCTTGGAAAGATTACGGCTCGAAACATCTTCAATGAGAATAAAAATCAGAGGAGAAAGCGGATCAACTTTCCTTAAACCTCTAGAGATGCTAAAGAAACCTTCCGGGCAACCATTCACCATGATCGAAATTTTACCTGAGTTGAGAACGCTAAGAATCCAAGCATACCAGTTGTCAGAAAAACTATATTGTCGAAAAACTTCAGCAATAAACTCCCAACACACtgtgtcaaaagcttgagaaatatcaagtttGAGGCCAATATTACCATACTTTCTGCTACtactaatctcattgatcagcTCGGAAGCCAAAGAaatgttttcatgaatgtttctacccttcataaacgccacttgctccTCTGAAATCAAATTTTTAAGCACAGTGCTCAGCCTTGTAGCCATTATCTTCGTGATGATTTTGAAAACGAAATTGCTCAAGCCAATTGTCCTATAGTCTTTAACAGCATCAGATTTGCTATTCTTAGGGATGAGAACAATGAAACTTGAGTTAATTCCATTGGGAATTTTCCGCATCTCCCAGCAATTGACAATAGCCTTGCAAAGGTCTGCAGAAATTGTATCCCAGCAAATTCTGTAGAAATTCCCAGAGAAGCCATCAGGGCCAGGCGCAGAGTCAGCACCCAAATCGAACACAACAGCTTCAATCTCTTCTAAATTTGGAATGGCATCCATGAGAATACTCTCCTGAGAAGAAATACGctcatgatcaaaatcaaacaacTTTGAATCGATACAAGTATCCCCACCATTGAACTTATCCTTGTAATGATTTACAAGAAAATCTTTAAtgtcatcctgcaaaaacaaagtagagttagtagaaattTTGAGATCCGAGATAGTGTTTTGGCTTCTCCTCCTGCGAATGCTATTGTGAAAAATCTAGTGTATTGGTCCCCTTCTTTCAGCCAAGTAACTCTCGACTTCATACGAAGCATAGAAGCCAGGTCCATCCTCACATCATCAGCTGCTTTTTTGGCATCGGACACCCTAGTGAATTGCAACTCATCAGCTGGATCAAAATCAAGCAGGTCCATTTCTGCGTCCAGCTTAAGCTCAGCTTGTTTCAACCTAAACTGAACATCGCCAAACACCGTTCTGTTCCAAACTTTCAACACATCTTTAAGTCTTCTAAGCTTGCTGGCAAAGACAAAAGGAGGGGCACCAACCATACTCAAATTCCAGttatctttaaccaagttcataaaaCTTGGATGCGATATCTACAttttctgaattctaaaaggagcTCTTTTCGGTCTTGGACTTTGAAAAGCAAAACCAATAAGAGGAGAATGATCAGAACAGATTCTAGGCAAAGCCTTACATCTCCAATTCTCTTATTTGAGGAACCAAGCATCATTGACCACAACTCTATCATGTTTGGAAACAATTCTTCTACTACCTTTCTGGCGGTTAGACCAGGTGTATTTCTAAAGAGTCCACCTCCACCAATCTATTATCTGATATCCAACTTCTTAATTCATTCATATAAACCTCTTTGATTGGAATTCCACCCTTCTTTTCTTCCATGCATAACACACAGTTTAAATCACCCAAAACCAGCCAAGGAAGCGAAGTAGAGCCCAAATCCAATTGACGCCACAGCATTTTCCTTGTGACTGGGTTGTAAGAAGCATGAACTGCTGTAATAATATTATCTTCCACTTCAACGGTAATAGCCTGTTTAGAAAAAGAAAGAATGCCAAGTCTTGTTAACGAGTTCTTCCACATAACCCAAAGATTGCATTTAGCATCACCAACCTCATTCGTAACAACATCCTCAGAGAA encodes the following:
- the LOC113312359 gene encoding uncharacterized protein LOC113312359, producing the protein MYKAYDKLEWDFLEKVLTKMGFFQPERGLRQGDPLSPYFYIIFSEALSSYIDNLQRKGTLEGIRVCKEAPEMTHLLFVDDSLLFSKATEKNFHVIKDYLQKYCLASGQEINFEKSGILFSRKIPEHRKVILANILDIQSRYLGEKYLGTPTIFQASKIQTHMGILQAIDARISIWLHKILSQAVRTTLIKHIGQAIPLFQMRAFLIPKHLCKQMDSHLCKFWWGETLDPKDSKLHLLGWDILCSPKAEGGLGFGKAELNNLSMLARNAWRILENPNCLLATVLKAKYFPKTDFLNAKCSWTWKCLHAIKELIKPFISWIIGDGQFIDPWCDRWILSQGSATPNPLVPPDPSIKVVYFIDSQSRKLGCV
- the LOC113308087 gene encoding diacylglycerol O-acyltransferase 1-2-like isoform X2, whose translation is MLKLFLTRASAPAHRRVKESPLSSDAIFRQLFCRFDAAAMSGVTLMLLASVVWFKLVSYAHTNYDMRALSKSSDKVAPYNTFYSQLEEHRSQVGVDTTNNKWNEKLVLGVVDPNDSLSHPTGVFDVQVKTWAKLLNAFCTESWNLN
- the LOC113312360 gene encoding uncharacterized protein LOC113312360 codes for the protein MVGAPPFVFASKLRRLKDVLKVWNRTVFGDVQFRLKQAELKLDAEMDLLDFDPADELQFTRVSDAKKAADDVRMDLASMLRMKSRDDIKDFLVNHYKDKFNGGDTCIDSKLFDFDHERISSQESILMDAIPNLEEIEAVVFDLGADSAPGPDGFSGNFYRICWDTISADLCKAIVNCWEMRKIPNGINSSFIVLIPKNSKSDAVKDYRTIGLSNFVFKIITKIMATRLSTVLKNLISEEQVAFMKGRNIHENISLASELINEISSSRKYGNIGLKLDISQAFDTVCWEFIAEVFRQYSFSDNWYAWILSVLNSGKISIMVNGCPEGFFSISRGLRKVDPLSPLIFILIEDVSSRNLSKLFARRSMHYMVRKKGIAPSHLLFADDILIFCRGNLQSLQNLVTILGMYKRASGQCVNFSKSQFYYEGGSNSRAVEISNFLGMGRAYFPDRYLGIQLKPVIVRIIHVRQVVEKIKDKLEGWKGQLLSFQARLVLIKSVISIYIIHSMVVYKWPCMAIKQVDKAIRNFLWSGDAEKRKYFTVRYDSLCCTKSEGGLGIKKLLDVNKAMLMKLWISIRDSDKIWERFLKAKYFNGNGNLIDYKLGLSVFPGIRLVFNFVQKHTRSIIGNGENSSLFFDNWCGDFSIAKKLGISSKGPKDFQAKVCDIIVDGIWAIPQATRNLMLRCNIDEDNLPIIDVGDEYKIWDLDKKCVFSVKSAKAAINSPTAIQPCAALFSRKVVHPSLGVQYWKIWTKQCCATDDNIIKKTGRSLASMYRLCRKNCETLSHITWHCSFARRIWAWAAGIFSIQPNEDLVSSYQVAKGRSRMIKNLWLVTNLAIVTELWKTRNKAYFENAPIHWLGFKGRVYQMIRDNSIRMKGHMFNNVEDLRILNYFRVQHRSCKISIPLEIRWFPPNPDEIMICCDGASMGNPGQAGAGVMFRDANSAVLGVLCVGLGWQTNLYAEACAIIYGAMLDKIWKATNICIRSDSMSCIQDFEKDELPDS
- the LOC113308087 gene encoding diacylglycerol O-acyltransferase 1-2-like isoform X1, whose amino-acid sequence is MLKLFLTRASAPAHRRVKESPLSSDAIFRQLFCRFDAAAMSGVTLMLLASVVWFKLVSYAHTNYDMRALSKSSDKVAPYNTFYSQLEEHRSQVGVDTTNNKWNEKLVLGVVDPNDSLSHPTGVFDVQVKSATCLDSDHFANFLVKTWAKLLNAFCTESWNLN